TGTGAGCCAGTCCACCTTGCGCCTTGTATTGAGAAAAATAACAGCCTGGGTAATTGTCAGTGTCTCGTACAAGTCACAAAGTGTATCCAACTTCCATTCCTACAGTATTTCAAAGAGAAAGTAACAGTCATGAACTTTCCAACTTACAttctttaaaaactcatttattaCATTGGTCTAATGACATATTGCACCAAATCTTAAGACAAAGGACACTGGACATTAAGAAAGAGGTCCACCCCAGTCTTTACAATCTAGTGCAGTTCCTCTTCTTCTTGTGTAATACTCTGCTAGCATTATTACAAAAACCAAGGCTATCTTGGTTTCTGTAATTTTAGCACAGTGCTTATACAAGAAGGTAAAAacctaactttttattttaacaattaCAAAAATTACCTCTCTTTCAACATTAATATAAAACTGTTTGATTCCTTCAAGGGTCAATTCTTCCTTTTTCACCAAAATTCGAATTGGATCTCTCATGAATTTTTTGGTCACTTCCAACACATCCGTTGGcattgtggcagaaagcaacaccACCTTAAAAAGATTTGTCACACGTCGTTAGCACAACTTCCACAATACTcaagggaaaacattttaaagtcaaGCACCCCTGAACGTGGAATTATGCCAGACTAAAGTAAGTTATGCATCAGTCGCTGTTAAGTAGGGGGAATGACACAGAACACTTCAACTGTAATAGTGCCTGTGTTTAATCTCCAGCAATTTTAGGAGACTGAAACAAAGCTCACCTGAATACTAGtatttaatttttggaaaatctcatagatttGATCCTTAAACCCTCGGCTCAGCATTTCATCTGCTTCATCCAAAACGAACATTTTGATCCATTTTGGAGCTGTTAAAAAATACAGTCATGCCATCATATCTAAATTCTCAGGCATACTATTtgctttattataataaaaactttACTCATCAGCAATACTTACAGAGATATCTTCTGTTTAACATATCAAACACTCTCCCTGGTGTTCCAACAACAATATGTGGTGCTTCAGCCTGcagtttttgcatttcatttcgaACATTTGTTCCACCAATGCAGGCATGACAAGTTGCTCCCATATAATCTCCAAGTGCCAGAATTACCTTTTGGATCTGAAAGCCAAAAGCCTTAATTATTATCCTGCAGAATTACAGGCTTGTGACTAAACTTCAAAAGCATAATGGCAAATATCTGGTCTGCAAATAGCTTTAATTGCATGCACAGCACTTAACTACTTCCAAGCTTAAAATGCAGACCAATCTAACTACCTCAAAATAGACTTCTGTGAAAACATCTTGTGCCTCAAACTTTGAATCCTAATGCCCCAGGTATCAGCTAGGTAAAATACTTCCTGCACTATCCTCCACTGTGTAGCAAAGTGTAAGTAGTGATAAAAAAGTAGCAGATTTAGCTGGAAGTTAATATTTATCCCTGAAGGATACTGCGACTTAATAATCTTGGCCTTAATAAAGCCTACAGGTATATTAGCAAGGCTTTACTTCAAAGCCAATAGAGCAGTGAGCTTTGAAAACGCAGCATGCAACAGATGTACCACAAACTACTAAGACTGTCAAAGGAGATTTTATCACTGCAGTTTTCATGTTGCACAACTgcaaacttaaaaatgaaaacggGTCTAGTCCACCCTGAACAGAAACCTCCAGTTTCTCAATCTGTTACACAACCCTGCAAACCATACCTGCACACCCAGTTCCTGTCTAGCTTTCAACAAAACTCCCTGCATGCATGGACAGTTAAAAGGAGGGCTCTATAGGACAAATTTATACTAAGCTTTAAATTCTTCACAGTTGTGAAACCTGAAACCTATGCAACACGCAAGCAGTTTTTTCAACTACACTATCAATACCTGTTGAGCCAGTTCTCTGGTGGGGGCCAATACTAGTGCTTGGGTCTCCTTGAACTCAATCTCCAACTGTTGCAGGATGGAAATAGCAAATGTGGCTGTCTTGCCAGTACCTGACTGAGCTTGAGCAATCACATCATACCCTAAAAAAAGTAGGATACATATTTACCGATCCCACATCAAACCGTTACTTCTAGTTCACACCATGTATTCCCTTTGGAACATGAATTATGCCCAAACAATAAAAGTGATCAGCAATGAGTATTCTCTTCATTTCAGGTCAGTCCCGAAAGATGATTGCCATCATTTCACTTTAAGGAATACATATAAGTGCTAGTTTCCCAAAAGGTAATTTTCCCATATTAGAGGGGAAAAGATCCAGGTCTATGTTGAACAGTTAACTCGTTTTTAAGAAGTGTCAACACGTTCTTTTACCTTTAATACATGGAATAATAGCTCTCTGCTGAATAGCTGATGGCTTCTCAAAACCATAAGCATAGATGCCCCGAAGAAGAGACTCCTTTAAGTTCATATCATCAAAGTTATCAACAATCTCATTCCAGTTGCtctgcaagttaaaaaaaaaaaaataaaggaataaatgggATGAACCAACCCACCTTTCCAAAGTTCCAAATTCCACATCTATTTCTTACCTCGATGACACCATCGGGGTCCATTCCCTCTGGGCCGCCATGTTCTCTGCTGACAAAAATACTGCAGTTAGAGAACTCCCTTCCCCATAACCCCAAAACTGCACATTCAGGGCGATAAAAGCCTTTTCATAACCGGTCTCACCCGGTCGCCCTCCCCGGCACGTGTAAACTTTCCAAACGATCAAAGGAAGATGGTGCCGCAGGGCACAAGACGTACAGCGCGCCCACTCAAAGGTTAGCAACCAGGGACGCCCTGAAACCCTACGGACGCAGGCCCTTCCCCCCAGGCCCGAGCGCTCCCCTCTCGGCCACGGACCATCTCGCGAGAGCTCCACGCGCCGAGCTCCGCCCCTAACACTGCGCAAGCCGGGGTGATTGACGCGGGCCAAGGCCCGGCAAGGCCTTGCCAACGGTTCGCCGGGAACGTGTGGCCCACCCAGCCCGGCCTCTAGCCGCCGCCGTCCTACCCCTACCCACACCTATCGTCTAGCGCTCCCAAACCGCGCGGCTGGCCGCGAATAAAGCTTCGGGCCCCAGTTATACTATACCGACTGCGGACTGCGCCACGGCTTCCACTAAACGCCGGGCTCCGCAGAGGCAGGGGAAACGGCCGCGATTTCAAGGCGTATTTGGGAAAACACACTCTTTTACCACCCCGTTTTCATACTTTTACCCCACAACCTAAGCCCTACCCACCATGGAAGCTTCTCGAAGGACACTGGGGTACTGTACCCCAAGGCAATGCCTAAAACCCAGAATTCCCTGCCTCCTGACCACCTATTACAACCTCCACCGGCGCCTTAGGACCTATACCACAGAGCACCACCGAGGAACCGCCATACCTGTTATAATCCGCGGAGCCACCAGACATGATCCGAAGAACCACTCAGTGCCGGACTGAAAAGACAGCCGGGCCGCGCCACCCGTTTTTTATAGGCTCGCGGCCGGAACCCGTTTTCTGCGGAGGAATTTTCCTTCGCGCTTCGGCAGCCACAAAATTGAGACCCTAAAGTGCTTATCTCAGAAAATATCCTAAGCAAATCGGTGTTAAAGCCCAAATTAGGTTATTTGCCGATATTACAGGGCTGCTGAGAATCCCAGGACCTTGGGGAAGGTTGGAACTCTTTGCTCTGCAGCGGAAGAATATTGCAGCAAGCGGTGGGCCGACCTCGTTCCAGGCCCGCCCTGTTCCTACGGGGTTTCCGCATCCCCGAAGCAGAGGCAGCTGGGGCTCTGGACAGGACCGAGAGAAGGAAAGCTGGGGCGCCCGGGGCTCTGGGTTCCCCCGGCTTCCCCTCCGGTTAGTGGGGCCAAGCTCGCCAATCCCGCGGCGCTCCGTGCCGGAGGGGCAGGCAAGTCTCTACGCTGCGCTGGAGGGGACTCGGGTTATTCCGCCTGTTCCCACCAATACCTGACTTGAAGATGAAGAGCCTCCTGGCCTTTCGCCGGAGCATTTAACATCCTGCAGACCCTGACTATGTGAAATTACTGCTTCGGAAAATGTCGGCCACCCAACATGTCCTGGAAGGTCCCGTTTACCGTGTATTGTGCAAGGCGAGAAGAAATTGTGTGCTCTGCACATATCTCTGGGGTAGCCAGCTCTATTCTTCTCATGTTGCCTCTggtcttttcttaatttctctttaatacAATGCTTATAATATTTTAACAGGCGTGAGAAATGGCAGATAAAATCATTGTAAACTTTTGCAAATATAGGGGTGATATTCCTTGAAACGCCAGAATTTAAATGGATACTTCCTCGCCAGGTACAGCTCCATGCTGCTTTGGAATTACATAGGTTTTggttctggtcttttttttttttttttccccctaaaggtTTTTTGAATTGTAACTGCTTGTATATAATGAATGTTGATTTATTGAAACTGAGAGCAATATAATCCTTGCTGTTTAATTAAGCTCCATGATTCGTAAAGCTCTAGAGGTTTTCCAACTGTAGCCCTAAGCCAGACTCgttaataaaaacaaagagaatagtATGTTTAGTCATCTAACTTTAAAATACAGTCCCACTCATACCGCAAGATAGCACGAAtactcaagaaaatattttctcattaattCAGAAGGACGGCCTAAAGTAtgataactagaaaaaaaatgactcaaCTTTGTACATTTGTGTATTATATTCAACATAGTTGGTTCTAAatacctcttttttttcttaaaacaattatttttcataaagttaTCATGATGGAAATTCTGACCAAAAGTTATACCCAGATGACAAAGTATACTTGGCCCTCCATCCAGGGATTTcgctcccaatccatccctttaTAATGTTCAAATCCAGATTTGAAATAATGCCAGACATTTTCTGAGAATGGAGATCAGAGGTCCTTGTTGGCTCATCCAAAACCTACTAAAAATCTGGGATCcaggaaactgaagaaaatacTTAATTAGAAATGTGGCCAACAGTTAAGTCTCACTTGAGTCTTTACCATGAATCAGTCAACCATGGGGGAAATCAATCAACAATTAACACCTAATTGTTGAGTGATTTCCTTAGGTTTAGCACTACTGTTAAATGCTGTGGAGGATTTCCAGAGTATCTTAACAGGAAATAATCAAGGACTAAAACTCTGGTTTTAGGTCACAGTTGCTCAAGGGGTTTCAAGGTAAGAAAGCTCCTTAATCTAAAATTCAGCAAAAATCCAGACCCACGTACCCTGCAAgtctaaaatgtatttcaaataaaTGCTGTGTTTACTACATTTTCAAGTGCTTACTCAATAACATtaataaaaaatgagataaagacaCAAACAAAAGACACTTTAACAAAGTTTTGCATATCAACACAGAGCATACTGTTAAACTTTTTTACTTACCCAAGATCTAAAATTAGATGGCCGTCTCTAAGTCAACTACAAACTGCTTCTTTGCTAAGCTGGAACGTAGGAGGCTATTTGTACTGCAAATATACTAAAACTAGGCTTCTATCCCTTTGTGAGCCACAATTGTAAATCTATCTAGCAATTTTAAGTCAATGTTCAGCAGAGGAATCAAGGAATTAGTATGGGTTTGTCAGTATGACAtgaaaaaacagtaacaaaacatTAAAAGAGTATGCTTTATGTCGGGTGATGTCACCCTATAGAAAGGACCAAGTATTCTCATGATTCAACAACATTCAACAACTACATTGTGTGCCTTCTTGCCAATCTAACATTGGTTTAAGGCCTCAGTTGATTTTTAAGTAACAGCTATGCATTTAAAGCAATGTCTTGGTAAACTATTGATACACAAAAGTTTGTTAAGGTGTGTTTGGATCTTTTGgactggcttctctggtggctcaggtagtaaagcatctgcctacaggagagttgggtttgatccctgggtcagtagaatcccttggagaagggaatggctacccactccagtattcttgcctggataagtccatggacagaggggcctggcaggctatccagggggtcacaaagaatcaggcataaCAGAATAACTTTCACTTtggatctttaattcatttattacttATTAATGTTGTCTATTATTTAGTAAATACATAAGATAATACATCCATCTATAAGTGTTTAGAAAGAATTGCCTTGAACTGGTCAGGAACAGTGCCTCTTTATTATTCAGTTACTGGAGGAAATTAAGAGGCTAGATTCTGCTTGAATGACGGCAATGTCCACGGAAGCAGTTTGGACAGTGGCACTCACTGCCGCATTCTTcacaataacttttttttcctttgctgcttggcttatgggatcttagttccctaatcatagattgaacctgggcctttgGCACTGAAAttactgagtcctaaccacaggaccacagtgagaaagttggcttaaagctcaaccttcagaaaacgaagatcatggcatccggttccatcacttcatgggaaatagatggggaaacaggggaaacagttcagactttattttttggggctccaaaatcactgcagatggtgactgcagccatgaaattaaaagacacttaatccttggaaggaaagttatgatcaacctagatagcatattcaaaagcagagacattactttgccaacaaaggttcgtctagtcaaggctatggtttttccagtggtcatgtatggatgtgagagttggcctgtgaagaaggctgagcgtcaaagaattgatgcttttgaactgtggtgttggagaagactcttgagagtcccttggactgcaaggagatccaaccagtccattctgaaggagatcagccctgggatttctttggagggaatgatgctgaagctgaaactccagtaacttgggccacctcaggcgaagagttgactcattgaaaaagactttgatgctgggagggattgggggcagaaggagaaggggacgacagaggatgagatgctggatggcatcactgactcgatggacgtgagtctgagtgaactccgggagttggtgatggacagcgaggcctggcatgctgcgattcatggggtcacaaagagtcagacatgactgagcgactgaactgaactgaaccacaggaccaccagggaattgtcCTTCACAATGACTTTTAAAACCATCTATGTGAAGATAGGTAAAGATATTAATAGAgttgaaaaaatgcaaaaaattgaGGAGGACCATGGAATGGGGTGTTGAACAAGGACAAGTTTATACTCATTAATCCAGGGTTATTAAGTTCTATTGTGTAATCAAGATATGGAGGTTTTTCTAGCTCTACCcttataaaaactgaaataaagataCATTGTTGTACTTCAAATCAATACATCTTAAACCATGGTATGGGTAAAAATCAATAGgaagagctatctgaaatgcagATTACGTGGGACTCCACCCTCCCAACCCAGATCCAGTAGATCTAATCTGAGGTGGGGccagctttttattttggaaaattctaaacctaaagaccaacctagatagcatattcaaaagcagagacattactttgccaacaaaggttcttctagtcaagactatggtttttccagtggtcatgtatggatgtgagagttggactgtgaagaaggctgagcgccgaagaattgatgcttttgaactgtggtgttggagaagactcttgagagtcccttggactgcaaggagatccaaccagtccattctgaaggagatcagccctgggatttctttggaaggaatgatgctaaagctgaaactccagtactatggccacctcatgtgaagagttgattcattggaaaagaccctgatgctgggagggattgggggcaggaggagaaggggacgacagaggatgagatggctggatggcatcactgactcgatggacgtgagtctgagtgaactctgggagttggtgatggaccgggaggcctggcgtgctgtgattcatggggtcgcagggagtcggacacgactgagcaactgatctgatctgaaacctaAAGAAAAGTTGCAAGAAAATTCAACAAATGCCAAATGTTTGAAACACCGATTATTAACAGTTCACTACATTTGTTTTCTCTCATATTTATCCGTGACTCTTTCTTAACTTCTGAAAGTCACAGACATAGTAGTGACTGTTCAGTTCTAATGCTTCAGCACTACATCCTAAAAACAATGATACTCTTTTCataaaaggacaaactttttttctttctccacattccttaggattatataacaataatgtatcctgcctaaggacagtctttggattcaaccttctgttatcttaaaatgtaaattatgggagtagacctggtctttacaaggatgtatcttgcctaaggacagtgttatcttaaaacgtaaattatgggagtaggtctgatgaggtctttacaacctccagacattctttggattatataacctcattattaacgctagcaagggggtactctttctacccccttctgatggctgtgtcagaagctttctctatctccttcatactttaataaaactttattacacacacacacacacacaaagcacaaaGTATCATTATACTCCCAAATTTACTATTGATGTAATAATTATAAAACTATCTATATTCAACATTTCTCAAATGTCCCAGCAATTTACTTTGtgaccttaaaaacaaaaatctaggaTTTTATCATCAGAAATTctattacatatatgtgtgtatacattgtatgtgtgtgtagtgtaTGCTTGTGTGTCTTATGACCTCGTAAATCTGGTTTGGGTGTTTTTCTTGTCTGTCATAACACTGACATCTTTGAAGATTCCAGAccagtttgttttgtttctttgttttagaatGTCCCTcactttgaatttctctgatcATTCCCTCATTATAGATTCgtcttcaatattcttgccaagAATATTACATATAAGTGGCAAAGCATCTTCCCCAATCCTTCAGGTTAGGAGGTGTTAGAATTACCCATTACCCCTGTGCGATTTTGATTCAGGTTAGTCTGTAGACAGCacggtttcccaggtgactcagtagtaacgaatcctcctgccaagcagatGTGGctctgatccctgagtcaggaagatccccagggggAAGAAATGGcaggctactccagtattctttcctggaaaaaccgcacggacagaggagcctagcaggctcagtccatggggttgcaagagtcgggcacaacaaCTAAACAATGATAGACAACACTTTAACAGAAACCCgcctttaaaaatttgaaaatttatgttttatttgaagaaataaaacttggtCAGAGTTCTGTATTATCAGCTCAAATCCTTTATTTAAACTGCTAAaagcattcagttcatttcatttcagtcactcagtcgtgtccgactctgtgaccccatggactgcagcatgccgggcttccctgtccatcaccaactcccagagcttactcaaactcatgtccattgagtcggtgataccatccaaccatctcatcctctatcgtccccttctcctccagcctcagtctttcctagcatcagggtcctttcaaatgagtcagttctttgcatcaggtggccaaagtattggagttccagctttagcatcagtccttccaaagaatattcaggactgatttcctttaggattgactggttgtatctccttgcggtccaagggactctcaagagtcttctccaacaccacagttcaaaagcatcagttctttggcactcagctttctttatggcccaactctcatattcatatatgactactggaaaaaccatagctttgactagacagacctttgttggcaaagtagtgtctctgctctttcatatgctgtgtaggttggtcatagcttttcttccaaggagcaagtggcttttaatttcatggctaccataaccatcttcagtgattttggagtccaagaaaatagtctgtcattgtttccattgtttccagtctatttgccacgaagtgatgggactggatgccctgatcttagttttctgaatgttaagtttaaaccaactttttcactctcctctttcattttcatcaagaggctctttaattcttctttgctttctgccataagggtgggatcatctgcatatctgaggttattgatatttctccccgatAAAAGCATTAACAACAAATAACTAGTATGGTATAGTGCTGGGTCCTTGCAGACACCAAGAAAATTAAAGGGGGCACAATTCTTGCTTTGGATCCAATTGCGAAAGTAAAATAGCACATACAAACAAGAGAACAATTTTCCATCAGGTGATTAAAGATTACAAAACTTTATAAGACTTGGTGAGAAAACATACTCTTATATTGTTGGGAGTTAAGTGTAATATTTTTGAGACTATTTTAGCAGTATGAAGAATTAGATTGCATATGTCCTTTGACCCAACAACTCCAGTTAAGAGTTTTAGGCTGGGCATGTAATAGTACAAGAACCCAAAACTCTGTCCCTCTTGCCCACCTGTCTTcccgtccccacccccactcccctcaGTGCACATTCCTTTCCTCATTATTTTGAGACAACTTAAATGCCTGCCAAAATTAGATTGGTTAATAAGTTATATGCCATGCGCATTAGTTAGTCTCTTCTAGGAAGAGAGAATAGACACGCTTTCCCTATTTCTCCCACTTAGTACAACTCAAACCTCTGCATGTTATGTATACAGCAAACCCAAGAACACTGAGAGGTAGAGAAACTAGGAACTTGGAGATGGACTTCGTGGTAAGTTCCCTGGGTTTTCCTCTTGCATCATAGATCCCCAGTTGGAAATGAAGAAGTCGGCAACCCACATAAGCTAACAGGCAACAGATCAAAAACAAGGTCCAGCAAAAAGTCTGCTCCTTCTAGCCAGAAGCTGAAGAAAAGGGGCATCCTGGGAAGACAGAAAAGCTTCAGACAATAAACTATTCCAGCCAAATACCAGAGAAGAAACTAAACTGTGGTCCTACTCACAACCCCACCAGCAAAGGCCAAGGGGGAAGCCTATGATTCCACCCCAAGACTCATGGGGCACCTTGGTATTCCCATCACCACCACTGTGGTGTCACAGAGATCTCAGGGAAGCCTACACTTCCGTACCCAGCAGGCAATAACCAAGGCACTGTTTTCTCCTCACCTGGGGTGGTGGCAATTCagaacatcaggaagctcaccATCTCACAGTGGCAACAAGGCCACTTGTCACTGTGCTGGTGGAGAGCATCCGGGAGCTGGAATTCCCAGCCCTGCCCAACAGTAACAAGGGGCACCTCCCTCAGCTGTCCCGAGGCTAGTAGGGAATGTGGACTTTCACCTCCTCCTGGCAATAGAGAGGTGGTGCCAGAGCAGTGTCAGAGAAAGCCAGCTAAAACAAAAGATTTAAGACCTAATAACCATGTGAAAAAATGCTCATTATCACTGATCACtagagaaatgcaatcaaaagCACGAGGAGATGGCACTTCACAGCCATTAGAATAGCCACGatttaaaaaaacagcaacagcacAGAAAAGAACAAGTGCTGGCAAGGCTTGGGAGAAATTGAAACCCTTGTACATTGCCACTTACGGTGACTCTTCAAAAAGTAAACTCagtgagaattccctggcagtcctaaAATCAAGTTGTCAGAAAAGCTGTCTCTGGTCCTTCTGGAGGTCTTAgggaaaaatctgttttttccttttccaccttCTAGAGGCTGCCCATATTCCTTGGCTCCTGGCCACATCCCTCTGCTTCCATTATTGTCACATCTGTTCTAACTCTGaccttcttcctttcctcataTAAGGACTTGTGGTTCCAGTGggtccacctggataatccagaataatcccTCCACCTTGGGACCTTTAACTTAATCACACCTGAacagtcccttttgccatgtaagataACACAGTCACAGGTTTGGGGGATTAGGATGTAGACATATATGGGGGACATTATTCTGCCTGCCACAATGACCAATCAGCTTTGTTGAATAGTGTATAAAATAAGAACCAAGAGGAGACAGTAAAGACATTATTAGAATAAAGTTGAAAAGTTTCTAAGAAGTTGTGCATTTTAGTCCAAAAAtggcaaaattattattttttgcttcttcTATTCTTAGGTTAAACAAACCAATGACCAGTGATGgaaagtgtttgtttgtttttcactgcTGGCAGTAATTCCTTACACATATAGTAAGCACTTaagtatttttgaatgaatgagtgaaaactATAAGAATAAATAGTAGAACTACAAAGATCAAGGCatattatctatttcatatagtGATTTGTAATGTTGATATGCTGTTTAAAttactctttaaaatttcttttaaagattaaaaCTACTCCTGCTATTCATATTCAAAAAGGATATATCCTGATGTCTGTCCCCTTTAGCTTATAtgaccatttctgtcctctggaTTTGTAGGCCTGCATTTATCTACTAAAATGATGATTTACATaaaggtgctttttaaaaaaaatatttatttttatttatttgcaccaggtcttagttgctgcacagctgcagtatgtaggatctttagttgcaccTGTgtgatctacttccctgaccagggatctaagccAGGCCCCATGCAttaaaagcatggagtcttagccaccagacaaCCAGGTAAGTCATTACATAAGAGTGCTTTTAATAAGAAGCTGTTTTAAACTATCTGGACTATAAAACAAACTGAGTTCTACTTGCAAttttttatcttacttttttgGTTGCACaagcaataatttaaa
The sequence above is a segment of the Bos mutus isolate GX-2022 chromosome 1, NWIPB_WYAK_1.1, whole genome shotgun sequence genome. Coding sequences within it:
- the EIF4A2 gene encoding eukaryotic initiation factor 4A-II isoform X1, with protein sequence MSGGSADYNSREHGGPEGMDPDGVIESNWNEIVDNFDDMNLKESLLRGIYAYGFEKPSAIQQRAIIPCIKGYDVIAQAQSGTGKTATFAISILQQLEIEFKETQALVLAPTRELAQQIQKVILALGDYMGATCHACIGGTNVRNEMQKLQAEAPHIVVGTPGRVFDMLNRRYLSPKWIKMFVLDEADEMLSRGFKDQIYEIFQKLNTSIQVVLLSATMPTDVLEVTKKFMRDPIRILVKKEELTLEGIKQFYINVEREEWKLDTLCDLYETLTITQAVIFLNTRRKVDWLTEKMHARDFTVSALHGDMDQKERDVIMREFRSGSSRVLITTDLLARGIDVQQVSLVINYDLPTNRENYIHRIGRGGRFGRKGVAINFVTEEDKRILRDIETFYNTTVEEMPMNVADLI
- the EIF4A2 gene encoding eukaryotic initiation factor 4A-II isoform X2, which gives rise to MSGGSADYNREHGGPEGMDPDGVIESNWNEIVDNFDDMNLKESLLRGIYAYGFEKPSAIQQRAIIPCIKGYDVIAQAQSGTGKTATFAISILQQLEIEFKETQALVLAPTRELAQQIQKVILALGDYMGATCHACIGGTNVRNEMQKLQAEAPHIVVGTPGRVFDMLNRRYLSPKWIKMFVLDEADEMLSRGFKDQIYEIFQKLNTSIQVVLLSATMPTDVLEVTKKFMRDPIRILVKKEELTLEGIKQFYINVEREEWKLDTLCDLYETLTITQAVIFLNTRRKVDWLTEKMHARDFTVSALHGDMDQKERDVIMREFRSGSSRVLITTDLLARGIDVQQVSLVINYDLPTNRENYIHRIGRGGRFGRKGVAINFVTEEDKRILRDIETFYNTTVEEMPMNVADLI